A region of the Methanomicrobiales archaeon genome:
TTTCTGGAGATCGTAGCCCGACTGGAGAAGGTCGAGGAAGATCGCCTGATAGGCTCCCCGCTTACAGAGTTCGAGGTGGTACCGGTGTACCGTCGATTTGGTCCCGTATTTCTCGGGGACATCGCTCCAGGCGCACCCGGTGGTCAGGACGGAGAAGATCCCATTGATGAGCGATCGGGGATCCCGCCGGGGTCGGCCGATGTGGGGTTTCTGCCGGGGAAGATGCTTCCGGATAATCTCCCAGAGATCGTCGTCGATTTCCTGGAATGCCATGCCCCGGGCTTAGGATCCGCAAGGGTCTTATAATTTTGGGATGTCCTCTAGATTTAATTGATTTTATAAATACCCTAAGTTCGGGCTCTGTAGAAACCCTTCAGAAGTGAGACACTGTACCGTCGACCGAAAGATCTAAGGTACGATGGCTCCTTGTACTTATATGCCCATACAATCCAAGGAGCCGATCCTAAGGTCA
Encoded here:
- a CDS encoding transposase, coding for MAFQEIDDDLWEIIRKHLPRQKPHIGRPRRDPRSLINGIFSVLTTGCAWSDVPEKYGTKSTVHRYHLELCKRGAYQAIFLDLLQSGYDLQKLELVHCITDTKDIPAKKGELSAMMAIRR